A part of Micromonospora chersina genomic DNA contains:
- a CDS encoding DegT/DnrJ/EryC1/StrS family aminotransferase — MSQMIHLSAPDVGPLEEAYLIAALRSGWVAPVGPDLEAFEREIAARVGTRGAVGVSSGTAGLHLALLGVGVRPGDVVVVSTLTFVATANAVRYTGARPVFVDCDPQTGNLDVPLTADLLRHLRARGERVGAVVPVDLFGACVDYTALEPVCAEAGVPIVEDAAEALGATHAGRGAGSFGQVGVLSFNGNKVITTSGGGMIVSDDTALLARARHLSTQAREQARHYEHRETGYNYRLSNLLAALGRAQLRRLDGMIGRRRQLRDRYAKLFAPVPGVTLIGADDAAANCWLTSLVVDPERSGWQARELADHLAERGVETRPVWKPMHLQPAYADAESCLTGAADRLFAHGLTLPSGSALTEPQIGVVLGAIDEFLADRTGSAAR, encoded by the coding sequence ATGAGCCAGATGATCCACCTGTCCGCGCCCGATGTGGGGCCGCTGGAGGAGGCGTACCTGATCGCCGCGCTGCGCTCGGGCTGGGTCGCGCCGGTCGGGCCGGACCTGGAGGCGTTCGAGCGCGAGATCGCGGCGCGGGTCGGCACCCGGGGCGCGGTCGGGGTCAGCTCCGGCACGGCGGGGCTGCACCTGGCCCTGCTCGGGGTCGGCGTGCGGCCGGGGGACGTCGTCGTGGTCTCGACGCTGACCTTCGTGGCGACCGCCAACGCGGTCCGGTACACCGGCGCGCGCCCGGTCTTCGTGGACTGCGACCCGCAGACCGGCAACCTCGACGTGCCGCTCACCGCCGACCTGCTCCGCCACCTGCGGGCACGCGGCGAGCGGGTCGGCGCGGTCGTCCCGGTCGACCTGTTCGGAGCCTGCGTCGACTACACCGCGCTGGAGCCGGTGTGCGCCGAGGCCGGGGTGCCGATCGTGGAGGACGCGGCCGAGGCGCTGGGCGCCACGCACGCCGGACGCGGCGCCGGCTCGTTCGGCCAGGTCGGTGTGCTCTCGTTCAACGGCAACAAGGTCATCACGACCTCGGGCGGCGGGATGATCGTCTCCGACGACACCGCGCTGCTCGCCCGGGCCCGCCACCTGTCCACCCAGGCCCGGGAGCAGGCCCGGCACTACGAGCACCGGGAGACCGGCTACAACTACCGGCTGAGCAACCTGCTGGCCGCGCTGGGCCGCGCGCAGTTGCGCCGCCTCGACGGGATGATCGGCCGCCGGCGGCAGCTCCGCGACCGGTACGCCAAGCTCTTCGCCCCGGTGCCCGGGGTCACACTGATCGGCGCCGACGACGCGGCAGCCAACTGCTGGCTGACCAGCCTCGTGGTCGACCCCGAGCGCTCCGGCTGGCAGGCGCGGGAACTCGCCGACCACCTCGCCGAGCGGGGTGTCGAGACCCGTCCGGTGTGGAAGCCGATGCACCTCCAGCCGGCGTACGCCGACGCGGAGAGCTGCCTCACCGGCGCCGCGGACCGCCTGTTCGCCCACGGGCTGACGCTGCCCAGCGGAAGCGCGCTCACCGAGCCCCAGATCGGCGTCGTCCTGGGCGCGATCGACGAGTTCCTGGCCGACCGCACCGG